One part of the Vicia villosa cultivar HV-30 ecotype Madison, WI linkage group LG6, Vvil1.0, whole genome shotgun sequence genome encodes these proteins:
- the LOC131614502 gene encoding formin-like protein 1, producing the protein YLGTVVNSRQIDTVPLRGGASVSRKLESPELRPLPPLARLPEPPLPPHRDNTYSDEEDEEFYSPRGSSLGVIESSGGTGSGSRRAFSAIAAGRGGESSSISCSSSSFGSPAQSHSISLSPPASSSPRRTQPKSPETTPIQNQHVQYHPSSSSSFSSSRSTPERDFDGEKENASLPSNAHASSSSSSVSLQERFMEKTENASLPEQQPRLSNHSSASSSAFSLPSSPEEMTMMHQGFDQSPRMSSVSDGLKLPGLSSLPLSPALLSSPETERGGFSCNPNQWGTFSYAMHAPQRKHWEVPVLPKPIAPPPPPPLPRQRRHWEMSATSAIVDQPRSILKPPVLAPPSRPFVLQNQTTNESLGEIEESSKLKLKPLHWDKVRTSSDREMAWDQMNSMSFKLNEEMIETLFVVNTSNQKPKDTTPRSVLPLPNQENRVLDPKKSQNIAILLKALNVTIEEVCEALLDGSSDTLGAELLESLLKMAPTKEEERKLKEHKDDSPTKLDVAENFLKAMLDIPFAFKRVEAMLYMINFQSEIEYLRKSFQTLEVACEELRSCRMFLKLLEAVLKTGNRMNVGTNRGDAEAYKLDTLLKLADVKGADGKTTLLHFVVQEIIRTEGARLSSANQTTNSTLTEDLKCRRLGLQVVSNLSSELSNVKRAATMDSELLSSDVSKLSEGATNIAEIVQLIEKTGLDETSRKFTESMNNFVRMAEEEITKLQAQESVALTLVKEVTEYFHGNLSKEEAHPLRIFFVVRDFIAVLDRVCKEVGMINERTTVSSAHKFPVPVNPMLPQPLPGLHERKHCSNSSDGESSST; encoded by the exons TACCTTGGTACAGTCGTGAACTCGCGACAAATTGACACCGTTCCTCTTCGCGGTGGCGCTTCGGTTTCTCGAAAACTTGAGTCGCCGGAGCTCCGTCCTCTCCCGCCGTTAGCGCGACTGCCGGAACCTCCATTACCACCGCATCGTGACAACACTTATTCAGATGAAGAAGACGAGGAGTTTTACTCGCCGAGAGGCTCCTCTCTTGGTGTTATAGAAAGCTCAGGCGGCACAGGTTCGGGTTCCCGACGAGCATTCTCCGCCATAGCCGCTGGAAGAGGCGGCGAATCTAGTTCAATTTCATGTTCTTCCTCTTCTTTCGGTTCTCCGGCGCAGTCTCATTCGATTAGCCTCTCACCGCCGGCGAGTTCTAGTCCCCGGAGAACACAACCAAAATCACCTGAAACTACACCAATTCAGAACCAACATGTGCAATATCATCCTTCTTCTTCatcgtcattctcttcatcacGTTCAACACCAGAGAGAGATTTCGATGGAGAAAAAGAAAATGCTTCTTTACCCTCAAATGCAcatgcatcatcatcatcatcatcagtgtCATTACAAGAGAGATTCATGGAGAAAACTGAAAACGCTTCTTTACCAGAACAACAACCAAGGTTATCCAATCATTCTAGTGCTTCATCTTCAGCTTTTTCTCTTCCTTCTTCACCGGAGGAAATGACAATGATGCATCAAGGTTTTGATCAGTCTCCACGAATGTCGAGTGTCTCCGACGGGTTAAAGCTACCCGGTCTGTCATCATTGCCATTGTCACCCGCCCTACTTTCATCGCCTGAAACAGAAAGAGGAGGGTTTAGCTGCAATCCAAATCAATGGGGAACATTTTCTTATGCTATGCATGCGCCACAGAGGAAACATTGGGAGGTACCGGTTCTCCCAAAGCCTATAGCTCCTCCACCGCCTCCTCCTCTGCCACGGCAGAGGAGGCATTGGGAAATGTCAGCAACCTCGGCTATTGTTGATCAGCCTCGGTCGATTTTGAAGCCACCTGTGTTAGCACCTCCTTCGAGGCCTTTCGTGTTGCAAAACCAAACAACAAATGAGTCTTTGGGGGAAATTGAAGAGAGTTCGAAACTTAAATTGAAGCCATTGCATTGGGACAAAGTGAGAACAAGTTCTGATCGCGAAATGGCATGGGATCAGATGAATTCCATGTCGTTTAA ATTGAATGAGGAAATGATTGAGACATTGTTTGTAGTGAACACATCAAACCAAAAGCCGAAGGATACTACTCCACGTTCCGTTCTTCCCTTGCCAAACCAGGAGAACAGAGTACTCGATCCGAAGAAGTCTCAAAATATTGCAATCTTACTCAAGGCTCTTAATGTCACAATAGAAGAAGTGTGTGAAGCACTTTTAGATG GTAGTAGTGATACACTTGGAGCAGAGCTACTTGAAAGTTTGTTAAAAATGGCACCAACCAAGGAAGAAGAACGTAAATTGAAGGAGCATAAAGATGACTCACCGACCAAGCTTGATGTGGCTGAGAACTTCTTGAAGGCGATGCTTGATATACCTTTTGCATTTAAAAGGGTTGAAGCAATGCTTTACATGATCAACTTTCAATCTGAAATAGAGTATCTTAGAAAATCATTTCAAACTCTAGAG GTTGCTTGTGAAGAATTGCGAAGTTGTAGAATGTTCTTGAAGCTTCTAGAGGCTGTACTTAAAACTGGGAACAGAATGAACGTGGGAACAAACCGCGGTGACGCAGAGGCCTACAAACTCGATACACTTCTCAAATTGGCTGATGTCAAAGGTGCAGATGGGAAAACCACTCTACTGCATTTTGTCGTACAGGAAATTATTAGAACCGAAGGTGCTCGTCTCTCTTCTGCTAACCAGACTACAAACTCTACTTTGACCGAAGATCTTAAGTGCAGGAGACTTGGCCTACAAGTTGTTTCTAATCTGAGTTCAGAGCTATCAAATGTAAAAAGGGCCGCTACTATGGATTCCGAACTTCTCAGCAGCGACGTCTCTAAACTTTCCGAAGGAGCTACAAACATAGCTGAGATTGTGCAATTAATCGAAAAGACAGGTTTGGATGAAACCAGTCGTAAATTTACAGAATCGATGAACAATTTCGTTAGAATGGCTGAGGAGGAAATCACAAAACTTCAAGCGCAAGAAAGTGTTGCTTTGACCCTCGTGAAGGAGGTTACAGAATACTTTCATGGAAACTTATCAAAGGAAGAAGCTCATCCGTTAAGAATCTTCTTTGTTGTAAGAGATTTTATAGCGGTTCTTGACCGTGTCTGCAAAGAAGTCGGTATGATAAACGAGCGAACTACGGTTAGTTCGGCTCATAAATTTCCTGTTCCGGTTAATCCAATGCTTCCACAACCTCTTCCTGGATTACATGAAAGGAAACATTGTAGTAACTCTTCAGATGGTGAAAGTTCATCAACTTAG